The following coding sequences lie in one Candidatus Dormiibacterota bacterium genomic window:
- the hisB gene encoding imidazoleglycerol-phosphate dehydratase HisB, translating to MPGGGRVGAVSRATSETTIELAIDLDGGAVEVASSVDFLDHMLAAFAKHSGCGLRVSATGDGMDNHHVIEDVGIALGKAIHQALGEKRGIERFGSVMVPLDEALIAASVDISGRPYLNFQVQFLREDLGALPTEMIGEFFRAVTDNAKITLHLVQMNGHVAHHVCEATFKAFARAFAQAKRVGSSADVPSTKGVIE from the coding sequence GTGCCCGGCGGGGGGCGCGTCGGCGCGGTCTCCCGCGCCACGAGCGAAACGACGATCGAGCTTGCAATCGATCTTGACGGCGGCGCCGTCGAGGTCGCTTCGAGCGTCGATTTTCTCGATCATATGCTCGCGGCGTTTGCGAAGCACTCCGGCTGCGGGCTGCGCGTGAGCGCGACCGGCGACGGCATGGACAACCATCACGTGATCGAGGATGTCGGCATCGCGCTCGGCAAGGCCATCCATCAGGCGCTCGGAGAGAAGCGCGGAATCGAGCGGTTCGGGTCGGTGATGGTGCCGCTCGATGAGGCGCTCATCGCCGCCAGCGTCGATATTTCGGGCCGGCCGTATCTGAATTTCCAGGTGCAGTTTCTGCGCGAGGATTTGGGCGCGCTGCCCACCGAGATGATCGGCGAATTCTTTCGCGCGGTCACCGATAACGCGAAAATCACGCTCCATCTGGTGCAGATGAACGGGCACGTCGCGCACCACGTGTGCGAGGCGACGTTCAAAGCATTCGCGCGCGCTTTCGCGCAGGCCAAGCGCGTTGGCTCTTCGGCCGATGTCCCATCGACCAAGGGCGTTATCGAGTAG
- the hisH gene encoding imidazole glycerol phosphate synthase subunit HisH: MRASEVVVIDYGGGNLGSLLAALEREGVDYTVSGDAAVVRAARATMFPGDGAFGATMAALHERGLDDAIRGSIEDERPFLGICVGMQILFERSLEFGTVDGLGILPGPIERFKDAPRIPHMGWNRLETTSDHPFVAGLADGEYAYFMHSYRAAVGPATAAITEHGERFSSVVAQRNVMGTQFHPEKSQSTGATLLRNFLAIVRGE; the protein is encoded by the coding sequence TTGCGTGCCTCGGAAGTAGTCGTCATCGATTATGGCGGCGGAAACCTCGGGTCGTTGCTGGCCGCGCTCGAACGCGAAGGTGTCGACTACACCGTAAGCGGCGACGCCGCGGTCGTGCGCGCGGCGCGCGCGACGATGTTTCCCGGCGACGGCGCGTTCGGTGCGACGATGGCGGCTCTACACGAGCGCGGCCTCGACGATGCGATTCGTGGTTCGATCGAGGACGAACGCCCGTTTCTGGGGATCTGCGTCGGCATGCAGATTCTCTTCGAGCGTTCGCTGGAGTTCGGTACGGTGGATGGTTTGGGCATTTTGCCCGGCCCGATCGAGCGTTTCAAGGATGCGCCGCGCATCCCGCACATGGGTTGGAACCGCCTGGAAACCACGAGCGATCATCCGTTTGTCGCGGGGCTGGCCGATGGCGAGTACGCATACTTCATGCACTCGTACCGGGCGGCGGTTGGGCCGGCGACGGCCGCGATCACCGAGCATGGCGAGCGCTTTTCGTCGGTGGTCGCGCAACGGAATGTGATGGGGACGCAGTTTCATCCCGAGAAGAGCCAATCGACCGGCGCGACGCTGTTGCGTAACTTTTTAGCAATTGTCCGAGGAGAATGA
- the hisA gene encoding 1-(5-phosphoribosyl)-5-[(5-phosphoribosylamino)methylideneamino]imidazole-4-carboxamide isomerase, translated as MMVIPAIDLQAGKCVRMEQGELATATVYDEDPVERAKAFVKAGAQRLHVIDLDGAFGSGENTQAIARICKAVDVPVQTGGGIRTLDHAKARLDAGAAAVIIGTILVEQERTARNIIAVLGDRVIAGIDARGSFVATRGWSERTPVDRDSLVKRVALWGVTRVIFTEIARDGMGEGYDIDALRAVAAAADVKITASGGARNLADLQLLAAQAPAAVDACIVGSALYKGTMDLAEAIAAVSR; from the coding sequence ATGATGGTGATACCCGCGATCGACCTGCAAGCCGGTAAATGCGTGCGAATGGAGCAGGGCGAGTTGGCCACCGCTACGGTCTATGACGAGGATCCCGTCGAACGCGCGAAGGCGTTCGTCAAAGCCGGGGCGCAGCGTTTGCACGTGATCGATCTCGACGGGGCGTTCGGCTCGGGCGAGAACACGCAGGCGATCGCGCGCATCTGTAAGGCGGTCGACGTGCCGGTGCAGACGGGCGGCGGCATTCGCACGCTCGACCACGCGAAGGCGCGTCTCGATGCGGGCGCCGCGGCCGTCATCATCGGCACGATTTTAGTGGAGCAGGAGCGCACCGCGCGGAACATCATCGCCGTGCTGGGCGACCGCGTGATCGCCGGCATCGACGCGCGCGGATCGTTCGTCGCGACGCGCGGCTGGAGCGAACGCACGCCCGTCGATCGCGATTCCCTGGTAAAACGGGTCGCGTTATGGGGCGTGACGCGCGTCATCTTCACCGAGATCGCGCGCGACGGTATGGGCGAAGGATACGATATCGACGCGCTGCGCGCGGTGGCGGCGGCCGCGGACGTGAAGATTACCGCGAGCGGCGGTGCGCGCAATCTGGCCGACCTGCAGCTCCTTGCCGCACAAGCGCCGGCTGCCGTCGATGCGTGCATCGTGGGCAGCGCGCTCTATAAGGGAACGATGGATCTCGCCGAGGCGATCGCGGCCGTTAGCCGGTAA